Proteins encoded together in one Pontiella desulfatans window:
- a CDS encoding glycoside hydrolase family 38 C-terminal domain-containing protein, translating into MKRLSLAALLGIAFNLGLFCCNSAAAADQAGSELSSEKAKKVLIFYDSAYPTWGYLPWFLYDPLIRSEVNVEVDKVYAGQGETDPLKYIKAGADLQSDDAGTATTPMLTEQIISSYDLVIVPYPHTIKNEYINDLLNYVDNNGALLLVQPTFESPTQAARFLSKQGIALKGIADQTPASSLLTDHPSARILGLPEGTSVYPHRTWLPHVRFDPGQSTVLTQVGLGGAPDLFVSANGRLGLAATDIFSDLDAHVRNAKEYAQYKANIGHLMVNTFRSLLGIEFFDQPVQAPMRRWSEMFYAYASSRDYVLLAQQEEPFSERLSAEKLMRMLDKADHGIGQAASLFVQGKFDEGKAAYNSSVKLLSECMDQMTSVKRYMIRGWHSSVLTPDYYGGGLLGFAEPEYQDHLMQWMEKQLGWCERTGARRLMNVYPCDLQLLVKYYPDEFKRFSKGIKDGYLESVHGIYSAAFLPILSEESNVRQFAYGLPVFEDTLGEKVQTYATPRDHFDYHPQLPQLLNNFGYKQAILHSGWLGEIKRIRADKIMWRGLDGSAIEACPQYEGIRKPLFLAHPENIAKADKMGYKTILLGDTLDATCPLYPVKIPSEKELTLINPIAPIAGTWVTAKEFFELTPKAEQSVFLGVDDLWACRIDIWSSWGCLNQHAEWNRTTENKILAAEKLSAMAAVLGKMPSTDLMKTKEQLDESWQTLLRTQDHMFYGPVNYANQVPPVSVKPGEEKAGGHAWGYDREILPRSSATPGGMENYTEDLGPNYAGPMIPVNRYNRVKEFIKETQGTADTIAGKAFRELSGEVTAPPRDKSVIPLLVFNQLGWDKGNYVEFEKSFSQGEVFHFNLNDGSKDVSYQVVSEDRYADGSVKRVKALFWADIPSLGYKTYYLNPSTEKPAPVVAKSLQTGPARLENDYYLVEINSENGGISRIFDKTLGIEMLDSNRVGNELFSPSQPSARSSDEAATVELIEQGPLRSTIRIRSKVGAAPYECLVRLYDNMKRIDFDLTVDYGKEGMNFGRNGMKFGEIEDRYTGLFVQFPLNFRGKLYINQPFGLYETQKERQVTTDFADLYQGQYGLSLIHRNSPSYRYRNGILSICLTRARPYVVGKQNYQYSIYTHKEDPFRADAYTVAKSVNTPFIVYWPDTLPAEQQQAFSFLSINQPNIVLSALYYEGDTIYIRFYERSGKKTKVGINLPYLKSAEYNQVKLNHEKVREIKSRNGKTKLEFEPWEIVTIAISGAL; encoded by the coding sequence ATGAAACGATTGAGCTTGGCAGCACTTCTAGGCATCGCATTTAATTTAGGTTTGTTTTGCTGTAATAGTGCGGCAGCAGCTGATCAAGCGGGCTCGGAGTTGTCCTCCGAAAAGGCGAAGAAGGTTTTGATCTTTTATGACAGTGCCTATCCGACCTGGGGCTATTTGCCCTGGTTTTTATATGACCCGCTGATCCGTTCTGAAGTGAATGTTGAGGTGGATAAAGTTTATGCAGGTCAGGGAGAAACTGACCCGTTGAAATATATTAAAGCCGGTGCTGATTTGCAATCAGATGATGCAGGTACCGCGACCACTCCGATGCTAACCGAGCAAATCATCTCATCGTATGATTTGGTTATTGTTCCGTATCCTCACACCATTAAGAACGAATATATCAATGACCTTTTAAATTATGTAGACAACAACGGTGCGTTATTGCTCGTTCAGCCCACATTTGAGTCCCCGACCCAGGCCGCCCGGTTCTTGAGCAAACAGGGGATTGCATTGAAAGGGATCGCGGATCAAACGCCGGCGTCTTCCTTGCTGACCGATCATCCGTCTGCGAGAATATTAGGTCTTCCCGAAGGGACCAGTGTTTATCCGCATCGGACGTGGCTGCCGCACGTGAGATTTGACCCGGGCCAGAGTACGGTCCTGACCCAGGTGGGTTTGGGAGGGGCCCCCGACCTGTTTGTGAGTGCAAACGGGAGGCTGGGCCTGGCTGCCACTGACATTTTCAGTGATTTGGATGCTCATGTCCGAAATGCGAAGGAGTACGCTCAGTACAAAGCGAACATTGGGCATCTCATGGTCAATACATTCAGATCTCTTTTAGGCATTGAATTTTTTGATCAGCCGGTACAAGCGCCGATGCGGAGGTGGAGCGAAATGTTCTACGCGTATGCTTCCAGCAGGGACTATGTATTGCTGGCCCAGCAAGAAGAGCCGTTTTCGGAAAGGTTATCCGCCGAAAAGTTGATGCGGATGCTTGATAAAGCCGACCATGGAATCGGGCAGGCCGCGAGCCTGTTTGTTCAAGGGAAATTTGATGAAGGAAAAGCTGCATATAATTCAAGTGTGAAGCTTTTATCCGAGTGCATGGATCAAATGACCAGCGTAAAGCGCTATATGATCCGGGGCTGGCACTCGAGCGTCCTGACTCCCGATTATTATGGCGGGGGCTTGTTGGGTTTCGCGGAACCCGAGTACCAGGACCACCTGATGCAGTGGATGGAAAAACAATTAGGCTGGTGCGAACGTACGGGCGCAAGACGGCTCATGAACGTATACCCCTGTGACTTGCAGTTGCTGGTCAAATATTACCCCGATGAATTCAAGCGGTTTAGCAAAGGGATAAAAGATGGTTATTTGGAATCCGTGCACGGCATTTATTCCGCCGCCTTTCTTCCGATCCTATCAGAAGAAAGTAATGTGCGGCAGTTTGCTTATGGGTTGCCCGTATTTGAAGATACCCTTGGCGAAAAAGTGCAAACGTATGCGACCCCGCGAGATCATTTCGATTACCACCCCCAGCTACCCCAACTATTAAATAACTTCGGATATAAACAGGCCATTTTGCATTCCGGATGGTTAGGGGAGATCAAGCGTATCCGAGCGGATAAGATCATGTGGCGTGGCTTAGATGGCTCGGCCATTGAAGCGTGTCCTCAATATGAAGGGATTCGAAAACCGTTATTTTTGGCTCACCCTGAGAACATTGCAAAAGCTGATAAAATGGGCTACAAGACGATTCTCCTGGGAGATACGCTGGATGCGACCTGCCCGCTCTACCCGGTCAAGATCCCCAGTGAAAAGGAACTCACTCTGATCAACCCGATTGCTCCCATTGCAGGGACCTGGGTCACGGCGAAAGAGTTTTTTGAACTAACTCCCAAAGCCGAGCAATCGGTTTTCCTGGGCGTGGATGATTTGTGGGCGTGTCGAATCGATATCTGGTCCAGCTGGGGCTGTCTGAATCAGCACGCGGAATGGAATCGAACGACTGAGAATAAAATCCTGGCAGCAGAGAAATTAAGCGCAATGGCGGCGGTGTTAGGCAAAATGCCGAGCACGGATTTAATGAAAACAAAGGAACAGCTGGATGAATCCTGGCAGACCCTGCTGCGGACCCAGGATCACATGTTTTATGGTCCTGTGAATTACGCAAATCAGGTGCCGCCTGTGTCCGTCAAACCAGGGGAAGAGAAAGCCGGCGGGCACGCTTGGGGATATGATCGCGAAATATTGCCGAGGTCATCTGCAACGCCTGGCGGTATGGAAAATTATACCGAGGACTTAGGACCGAATTACGCCGGACCAATGATCCCGGTCAATCGGTACAACCGGGTAAAAGAGTTCATCAAAGAGACCCAGGGGACCGCCGATACCATTGCAGGCAAAGCATTCCGCGAGCTGTCCGGAGAAGTGACCGCCCCGCCGCGGGATAAGAGTGTGATCCCCCTTCTGGTGTTCAATCAACTTGGCTGGGACAAAGGCAATTATGTCGAGTTTGAAAAAAGCTTCAGTCAGGGGGAGGTCTTCCACTTTAACTTAAATGATGGAAGCAAGGATGTCTCGTATCAGGTCGTCTCGGAGGACCGGTACGCGGATGGTTCTGTTAAACGGGTTAAGGCGCTGTTTTGGGCGGATATTCCATCCCTCGGCTATAAAACCTATTACCTGAACCCCTCGACAGAAAAACCGGCCCCCGTGGTGGCGAAGTCATTGCAAACGGGCCCGGCTCGTTTGGAGAACGATTACTACCTGGTTGAAATTAATTCTGAGAATGGCGGTATAAGCCGTATTTTCGATAAAACACTCGGGATTGAAATGCTTGATTCAAACCGGGTCGGCAACGAGCTGTTTTCTCCCTCTCAGCCCTCGGCTCGTTCTTCTGACGAAGCGGCAACGGTTGAACTCATTGAACAGGGCCCGTTGAGGTCCACGATCCGTATCCGGTCAAAGGTTGGGGCCGCACCGTATGAATGTTTGGTTCGCCTCTATGACAACATGAAACGGATTGATTTTGATTTGACCGTCGATTATGGCAAAGAGGGAATGAACTTTGGCAGGAACGGGATGAAATTTGGCGAGATCGAAGACCGCTATACAGGATTATTTGTTCAGTTCCCGTTAAATTTCAGGGGCAAACTATACATCAACCAGCCCTTTGGGCTGTACGAGACACAAAAAGAACGGCAGGTCACGACGGATTTTGCCGATTTATACCAAGGGCAATATGGTCTGTCGCTTATCCACAGGAATTCGCCGTCCTATAGATATCGGAACGGCATTCTATCGATCTGCTTAACCCGTGCGCGACCCTATGTCGTTGGAAAACAGAACTATCAGTATTCCATCTATACCCACAAAGAGGATCCCTTCCGGGCAGATGCATATACGGTTGCAAAAAGTGTAAATACGCCGTTTATCGTCTACTGGCCTGATACGCTGCCGGCAGAGCAACAGCAGGCATTCTCGTTCCTCTCCATTAACCAGCCAAATATCGTATTGTCCGCGCTCTATTATGAGGGGGATACCATATATATCCGGTTTTATGAGAGAAGTGGTAAGAAAACGAAAGTCGGCATCAATCTGCCTTACCTCAAATCCGCCGAATATAACCAGGTCAAATTGAATCACGAAAAGGTCCGTGAAATAAAAAGTAGAAACGGAAAAACGAAGCTTGAGTTTGAGCCTTGGGAGATCGTGACCATTGCCATCAGCGGTGCGTTGTAA
- a CDS encoding glycoside hydrolase family 38 C-terminal domain-containing protein: protein MTAKKVTMMKNFSGEAAVTDKAGAELSSAKAKKVLIFYDCAYPDWGYLPWFLYDPLIRSEANIEVKKVYGDRAGSDPSKYIQAGEDMETGDAGKAITPELTEQNISSYDLVIIPCPHIIKNDYINDLLSYVDNNGALFLVQPTFESPSQASLFMNKLGVTLKGTEDKTPASSLLTDHPSARILGLPEGTSVYPHRMWLPHMRFDPGQSTVLTRLGFGGDPDLFVTENGRVGLAATDLFNDLEAHLRGAKEYAQYKANMGHLFVNTVRALLGFGFFDQPVQTPMRKWSEMFYAYASSRDYVLLAQQEEPFSERLSAEQLMRMLDKADHEIGQAATLLVQGKFDKGKAVYDSSVKRLSECMDQMTSVKRYMIRGWHSSVLTPDYYGGGLMGFAEPEYQDHLIQWMEKQLNWCERTGAKRLMNITSCDLELLVKYYPDEIKRFSKGIKDGYLENVHGIYSQAFLPLLPEESNVRQFSYGLPVIENALDEKVQTYATCRDHFDYHPQLPQLLNNFGYKHAILHSGFLGEIKEIRADKIMWRGLDGSDIEASPQYEGIEKPLFLTHPENIAKADKMGYKTILLGDTLDATCHLYPEKIPSEKELTLINPIAPIAGTWVTAKEFFEKTPEAEQACFLGVDDLWANKLDIWSSWGCMNEAVEWNRTTENKILAAEKLSAMAAVLGKMPSTDLMKTKEKLDESWQSLLRTQDHMFFGSVNYANQVPPVTVKPGEEKAGAHAWGYDRELLPKAAATVGGMENYTEDLTPNYAGPMIPVNRYNRAQEFIKESQDIADAIAGKAFSDLSEGVNAAPLDKSVIPLLVFNQLGWNKRECVAFEKNFSQGEVFHFNLNDGSKDVSYQVVSEDRYADGSVKRVKALFRADIPSLGYKIYYLKPTKEKPVPVVAKSLQTSPARLENDYYLVEVNAENGGISRIFDKTLGIEMLDSNRVGNELFSPALPAARSSDESAEVELIEQGPLRSTIRIRSKIGASPYECSVRLYDNMKRIDFDLTVDYGKEGMNFGARKEDDTGLFAQFPLNFRGKLYINQPFGLYEAQKERQVTTDFADVYQGQYGLSLIHRSSPSYHYKDGTLSICLSRARPFVVGKQTYQYSIYTHKDDPFQGDAYTVAKSVNTPLEVYWPDTLPAEQQQAFSFLSINQPNIVLSALYYEGDAIYIRFYERSGKKTNAGINLPYLKSAEYNQVKLNHEKIREIENKNGEIELKFEPWEIVTIAISGALCGS from the coding sequence TTGACGGCAAAAAAGGTAACGATGATGAAAAATTTTAGTGGGGAAGCTGCTGTAACGGATAAAGCGGGCGCGGAATTGTCCTCCGCAAAAGCGAAGAAGGTCTTAATCTTTTATGACTGCGCCTATCCGGACTGGGGCTATTTGCCCTGGTTTTTATATGACCCGCTGATCCGGTCTGAAGCGAATATTGAGGTGAAAAAAGTTTATGGAGACAGGGCAGGATCTGACCCGTCGAAATATATTCAAGCCGGTGAAGATATGGAAACGGGTGATGCAGGCAAAGCAATCACTCCGGAGTTAACCGAACAAAACATCTCATCGTATGATTTGGTTATTATTCCGTGCCCTCACATCATTAAGAACGATTATATCAATGATCTTTTAAGCTATGTAGACAACAACGGTGCGTTGTTCCTCGTTCAGCCCACATTTGAGTCCCCGTCCCAGGCCTCCCTGTTCATGAACAAACTGGGTGTCACATTGAAAGGGACCGAGGATAAAACGCCGGCGTCTTCTTTGCTGACCGATCATCCGTCTGCGAGGATATTGGGTCTTCCCGAAGGGACCAGTGTTTATCCGCATCGGATGTGGCTGCCGCACATGAGATTTGACCCGGGCCAGAGTACGGTCCTGACCCGGTTGGGTTTTGGAGGGGATCCCGACCTGTTTGTGACAGAAAATGGAAGGGTGGGTCTGGCTGCAACTGACCTTTTTAATGATTTGGAGGCTCATCTCAGGGGCGCAAAGGAGTACGCTCAATACAAAGCGAACATGGGCCATCTCTTTGTCAATACAGTCAGAGCTCTTTTAGGCTTCGGTTTTTTTGACCAACCGGTACAAACACCGATGCGGAAGTGGAGCGAAATGTTCTATGCGTATGCTTCCAGCAGGGACTATGTATTGCTGGCCCAGCAAGAAGAGCCATTTTCAGAAAGGTTGTCAGCAGAGCAGTTAATGCGGATGCTTGATAAAGCCGACCATGAAATCGGGCAGGCTGCCACCCTGTTGGTTCAAGGAAAATTTGATAAAGGAAAAGCGGTATATGATTCAAGTGTGAAACGTTTATCCGAGTGTATGGATCAAATGACCAGCGTAAAGCGGTATATGATCCGGGGCTGGCACTCGAGCGTCCTGACTCCCGATTATTATGGCGGAGGCTTGATGGGTTTCGCAGAACCCGAATACCAGGACCATCTGATACAGTGGATGGAAAAACAATTAAACTGGTGTGAACGTACGGGCGCAAAACGGCTCATGAACATAACCTCCTGTGACTTGGAGTTATTGGTCAAATACTACCCCGATGAAATCAAGCGGTTTAGCAAAGGGATAAAAGATGGTTATTTGGAAAACGTGCACGGCATTTATTCCCAAGCCTTTCTTCCGCTGCTGCCGGAAGAAAGTAATGTGAGGCAGTTTTCTTATGGTCTGCCCGTAATTGAAAATGCCCTTGACGAAAAAGTGCAAACGTATGCGACCTGCAGAGACCATTTCGATTACCACCCCCAGCTGCCCCAGCTGTTAAATAATTTTGGATATAAACATGCCATTTTACATTCCGGATTCTTAGGGGAGATCAAGGAGATCCGAGCGGATAAGATCATGTGGCGAGGCCTGGATGGCTCGGACATTGAAGCGAGCCCTCAATATGAAGGGATTGAAAAACCATTATTTCTGACTCACCCGGAGAATATCGCAAAAGCTGATAAAATGGGCTATAAGACGATTCTCCTGGGAGATACGCTGGATGCGACCTGCCACCTCTACCCTGAAAAGATACCCAGCGAGAAGGAACTCACTCTGATCAACCCGATTGCACCCATTGCCGGGACCTGGGTCACGGCGAAAGAGTTTTTTGAAAAAACTCCCGAAGCCGAACAAGCGTGCTTCCTTGGCGTGGATGATTTATGGGCGAATAAACTCGATATCTGGTCCAGCTGGGGCTGTATGAATGAAGCCGTTGAATGGAACCGAACGACTGAGAATAAAATCCTGGCAGCAGAGAAATTAAGCGCAATGGCGGCGGTGTTAGGCAAAATGCCGAGCACGGATTTAATGAAAACAAAGGAAAAGCTGGATGAATCCTGGCAAAGCCTGCTGAGGACCCAGGATCACATGTTTTTTGGTTCAGTAAATTACGCAAATCAGGTGCCGCCTGTGACCGTAAAACCGGGGGAAGAGAAAGCAGGCGCACACGCCTGGGGGTACGATCGCGAATTATTGCCTAAAGCAGCGGCCACGGTTGGCGGCATGGAAAATTACACCGAGGACTTAACACCAAATTACGCCGGCCCAATGATCCCTGTCAATCGGTACAACAGGGCACAAGAGTTCATCAAAGAGAGCCAGGATATTGCCGATGCCATTGCAGGCAAAGCATTCAGCGATCTTTCAGAAGGAGTGAACGCCGCGCCGCTGGATAAGAGTGTGATCCCCCTTCTGGTGTTCAATCAACTTGGCTGGAACAAACGCGAGTGCGTAGCGTTTGAAAAAAACTTTAGTCAGGGGGAGGTTTTCCACTTTAACTTAAATGATGGAAGCAAGGATGTCTCGTATCAGGTCGTCTCGGAGGACCGGTACGCGGATGGTTCTGTGAAACGGGTTAAGGCGCTGTTTCGGGCGGATATTCCATCCCTCGGCTATAAAATCTATTACCTGAAACCCACTAAAGAAAAACCGGTACCCGTGGTGGCGAAATCATTGCAAACAAGCCCTGCACGTTTGGAGAATGATTACTACCTGGTTGAAGTTAATGCTGAGAATGGCGGGATAAGCCGTATTTTTGATAAAACACTCGGGATTGAAATGCTTGATTCAAACCGGGTCGGCAACGAGCTGTTTTCTCCCGCTCTCCCCGCGGCTCGTTCTTCTGACGAATCGGCAGAGGTTGAACTCATTGAACAGGGCCCGTTGAGATCCACGATCCGTATCCGGTCAAAGATTGGGGCCTCACCGTATGAATGTTCGGTTCGCCTCTATGACAACATGAAACGGATTGATTTTGATTTGACCGTCGATTATGGCAAAGAGGGAATGAACTTTGGCGCGCGCAAGGAAGACGACACAGGATTATTTGCCCAGTTCCCGTTAAACTTCAGGGGCAAGCTATACATCAACCAGCCTTTTGGACTGTACGAGGCACAAAAAGAACGGCAGGTAACAACGGATTTTGCCGATGTATACCAAGGGCAATATGGTCTGTCGCTGATCCACAGGAGTTCGCCTTCCTATCATTATAAGGACGGCACTCTATCCATCTGCTTAAGTCGTGCGCGTCCCTTTGTCGTTGGAAAACAGACCTATCAGTATTCCATATATACCCACAAAGACGACCCCTTCCAGGGAGATGCATATACGGTTGCAAAAAGTGTGAACACGCCGCTGGAAGTCTACTGGCCTGATACGCTGCCGGCAGAGCAACAGCAGGCATTCTCGTTTCTCTCCATTAACCAGCCAAATATCGTATTGTCCGCGCTTTATTATGAGGGGGATGCCATATATATCCGGTTTTATGAGAGAAGCGGTAAAAAAACTAACGCCGGCATCAATCTGCCCTACCTCAAATCAGCCGAATATAACCAGGTCAAATTGAACCACGAAAAGATCCGTGAAATAGAAAATAAAAACGGGGAAATCGAGCTTAAGTTTGAGCCTTGGGAGATTGTTACCATCGCCATCAGCGGTGCGTTGTGCGGTTCATAA
- a CDS encoding mandelate racemase/muconate lactonizing enzyme family protein, with product MKIKNITTFLLKVPLGDQRFYSSQCAFPERNSLLVRIETDTGICGWGESGQYGPGEPVATFIETVLKPRLIGKNPLDINVLWEDMFTGIRDFGRKTTGIEAMSGIDIALWDIAGKFYDKPVYELLGGAFRKKVLGYATGCYYRGEDVLDYKKSLQNLKDEASGYIDAGFTALKIKVGLLHVKEEMERIAAIREAVGNDIILMVDANHAYNFHTAKRIGKFLEEMNVHFFEEPVVPENIHGYKTLRETLNLAIAAGENEFTRFGYLELLKNECLDIIQPNIGCAGGFTEAKRIEALASAYHVQVIPHCWGSGIALAAALQYCATIAPSPHTAFECAPENSPMIEYDKNVNPLRDSLLTETFNVNDGFVQIPDGPGLGVEINMSVLKKHLTKT from the coding sequence ATGAAAATTAAAAACATAACAACGTTTCTGTTAAAAGTGCCACTGGGAGACCAGCGCTTCTATTCGTCACAATGCGCGTTTCCAGAACGCAATTCATTACTGGTTCGTATTGAGACCGACACAGGTATTTGCGGTTGGGGAGAAAGTGGCCAGTACGGCCCTGGCGAACCGGTGGCAACGTTTATCGAAACCGTATTAAAACCACGCCTCATCGGAAAAAACCCTCTTGATATCAATGTTTTGTGGGAGGACATGTTTACGGGCATCCGCGATTTTGGACGCAAAACAACAGGCATCGAGGCCATGAGCGGAATTGATATCGCACTGTGGGATATTGCTGGAAAATTTTACGACAAGCCTGTTTACGAGTTGCTTGGAGGCGCGTTCAGGAAAAAAGTGCTAGGCTATGCAACGGGATGCTACTACCGCGGCGAAGATGTCCTTGATTACAAAAAATCATTGCAAAACCTGAAAGATGAAGCGAGTGGGTATATTGATGCAGGTTTTACCGCTTTAAAAATTAAGGTTGGATTATTACATGTTAAGGAAGAGATGGAGCGTATTGCTGCCATTCGTGAAGCAGTCGGCAACGACATTATTCTGATGGTCGATGCAAATCATGCGTACAACTTCCATACGGCAAAACGAATCGGTAAATTCCTCGAGGAAATGAATGTTCATTTCTTTGAAGAGCCGGTTGTGCCCGAAAACATTCATGGCTACAAAACACTTCGCGAAACATTGAACCTTGCCATTGCTGCAGGTGAAAATGAGTTCACTCGTTTTGGTTATCTTGAACTGTTAAAAAATGAGTGCCTTGACATCATCCAGCCCAATATTGGATGCGCCGGTGGCTTTACCGAGGCAAAACGTATTGAAGCATTAGCTTCGGCCTATCATGTGCAGGTGATTCCACATTGCTGGGGCAGCGGCATTGCCCTTGCGGCGGCGCTGCAATATTGCGCCACGATTGCACCGTCGCCACATACGGCCTTTGAGTGTGCTCCAGAGAATTCACCGATGATTGAATACGACAAAAACGTAAATCCTCTTCGCGATAGCTTATTAACAGAAACGTTTAATGTTAATGATGGCTTTGTTCAAATCCCTGACGGGCCAGGACTTGGAGTTGAAATAAACATGTCAGTGCTAAAAAAACACCTGACAAAAACATAG
- a CDS encoding SDR family NAD(P)-dependent oxidoreductase — MKRFENKNIIVTGSAGGVGQQIALQYATEGAFVVLVDLRKPEETMELIKKANGKSDFVICDISDENQIKAMAVAVGEKCNGKVDVLVNNAGFNGKANLIKDMNLSDWNYTLSVNLTGTMLVSREIIPFLINNKSGAIVNVASNVGKRGLPYRSDYVCSKWALLGFTQTLALELVDEKIRVNAVCPGPIDGDRVEELVKMHAEVEGQSSEQMHKAWEDVPMKRFIDPQEVTNVILFLSSNDSSAMTGQALNITGGMLMN, encoded by the coding sequence ATGAAAAGATTTGAAAATAAAAATATAATCGTCACAGGTTCCGCAGGGGGGGTTGGACAGCAAATCGCCCTGCAATATGCAACAGAAGGTGCGTTTGTTGTTTTGGTAGACCTCCGTAAACCAGAGGAAACGATGGAGCTAATCAAAAAAGCCAACGGGAAATCTGATTTTGTAATTTGCGACATTAGCGATGAGAATCAAATCAAAGCAATGGCCGTCGCCGTGGGTGAAAAATGCAACGGAAAGGTGGATGTCCTCGTTAATAACGCAGGGTTTAATGGAAAGGCGAACCTGATTAAGGATATGAACCTTTCTGATTGGAACTATACCTTAAGCGTCAATCTCACCGGCACGATGCTGGTCAGCCGCGAAATAATCCCATTCCTGATCAACAACAAAAGCGGCGCCATAGTAAACGTAGCAAGTAATGTTGGGAAACGCGGACTGCCGTATCGTTCAGACTACGTCTGCAGCAAATGGGCACTGCTGGGGTTCACGCAAACACTGGCCCTTGAGTTGGTTGATGAAAAAATCAGAGTGAATGCCGTTTGCCCGGGACCGATTGATGGTGACCGCGTGGAGGAGCTCGTGAAAATGCATGCCGAGGTTGAAGGACAATCTTCAGAGCAAATGCATAAAGCCTGGGAAGACGTACCAATGAAGCGTTTTATCGACCCTCAGGAAGTTACCAACGTTATCTTGTTCCTTTCATCAAACGATAGCAGCGCAATGACCGGTCAGGCTCTAAATATAACGGGCGGCATGTTGATGAATTAG
- a CDS encoding nuclear transport factor 2 family protein — translation MKKIDIVRSYWKSEGEKDLSEILSHFDEHAKFSSPTMQLVGKNNIKTFYEGMVNGFKKIEVTPTHWVEQNDEIAVEYDVILVRNSGEERFAKGFNLFEIKEGVISSLRCYFNPADF, via the coding sequence ATGAAAAAAATAGATATCGTTAGAAGCTATTGGAAATCTGAAGGTGAAAAAGACCTCTCTGAAATCCTGTCACACTTTGATGAACATGCTAAATTTTCTTCACCAACCATGCAGTTGGTTGGAAAAAACAACATCAAGACCTTTTATGAGGGAATGGTTAATGGTTTCAAAAAGATTGAAGTGACTCCCACCCACTGGGTTGAACAGAACGATGAAATCGCAGTGGAGTATGATGTCATTTTGGTCCGCAATTCGGGCGAAGAACGATTCGCGAAAGGATTCAACCTCTTTGAAATTAAAGAGGGCGTAATCTCCAGTTTGCGTTGTTATTTCAATCCTGCTGATTTTTAA
- a CDS encoding amidohydrolase family protein, protein MIIDAHAHIFTNIAGQRGANKTSPGTFGKVNVGNDEVQMLPPTFVDSSFNVDMLIHMMDCNGVDKAVLLQNPVFGSINEDVAEAIRAFPERFVGTIQVDPLSDHALETVKKIATPKQSTLKFELSRGWGWSGIHPGLQIDSPEFMDIWDLASELELSVIVDPGRIDNPGYQVAQIDAISQKYPQIKFLLEHLGYFTGDLTGDETAKKRWLNLIELAQKENVFLGFSAAGILLDEDYPCPGALRLLEEAVSIVGANKILWGSDLPTTLNKYTYQQMIDVVLKHAQFLTGNEKKQIMGINALDFFTGFDS, encoded by the coding sequence ATGATCATAGATGCACATGCACATATTTTCACAAACATAGCAGGACAAAGAGGGGCGAATAAAACCTCGCCTGGTACGTTTGGGAAGGTGAACGTCGGTAATGATGAAGTTCAAATGCTGCCTCCAACATTTGTTGATTCATCCTTCAATGTGGACATGCTGATTCACATGATGGATTGCAATGGAGTGGACAAAGCAGTCCTTCTCCAAAATCCGGTTTTCGGGAGCATCAACGAAGACGTTGCAGAAGCTATTCGCGCGTTCCCTGAACGGTTTGTTGGAACCATTCAAGTTGATCCATTGTCCGACCATGCGCTGGAAACTGTTAAAAAAATCGCGACACCGAAACAATCAACACTAAAGTTCGAACTTAGCAGAGGATGGGGATGGTCTGGCATTCACCCCGGATTGCAAATCGACAGTCCGGAATTTATGGATATTTGGGATCTTGCATCTGAGTTGGAGCTGAGTGTGATTGTTGATCCGGGACGAATTGACAACCCTGGATATCAAGTTGCTCAGATTGATGCGATCTCTCAAAAATACCCACAAATAAAATTCCTGCTTGAGCATTTGGGATATTTTACAGGTGATTTAACAGGAGATGAGACCGCAAAAAAACGTTGGCTCAATTTGATTGAGCTAGCCCAAAAAGAGAACGTCTTCTTAGGGTTCTCCGCGGCGGGAATCTTGCTGGATGAAGATTATCCATGCCCTGGCGCACTTCGTCTCCTTGAAGAAGCCGTATCCATTGTTGGGGCAAATAAAATATTATGGGGAAGCGATTTGCCAACAACCCTTAATAAATATACCTATCAACAAATGATCGATGTGGTTTTGAAGCATGCTCAATTTCTAACCGGGAATGAAAAGAAGCAGATCATGGGGATCAATGCGCTGGATTTTTTCACCGGTTTTGATTCGTAG